A single window of Neisseria sp. KEM232 DNA harbors:
- a CDS encoding DUF927 domain-containing protein produces the protein MTAQHQPQTAANYPAADFEPVAARPYFECKSSGVYYIAVESDKDGQITEKAPLRLSDQIELIGRGIDTNGGYYRVIRWRDSHTRQSKTAALAMADIGTPPCWQRLQGYGLTVMSGRRKRELLADYLQTDGQTTPYTVTSKAGWQSDAYILPSGEILSDGLKAPRVIYNGDTSQAPAYTQSGTLQDWQQHIARYAAGNSRLLLAVGTALAAPPAAPFGRAKRRLPHLRRFIRRQNHSRPCRIERLRQL, from the coding sequence ATGACCGCACAACACCAGCCCCAAACCGCAGCAAACTATCCCGCCGCCGACTTTGAACCCGTAGCCGCCCGCCCCTACTTTGAGTGCAAAAGCAGCGGCGTGTATTACATCGCTGTGGAATCCGACAAAGACGGCCAAATCACAGAAAAAGCCCCCTTGCGCCTGTCCGACCAAATCGAACTGATAGGGCGCGGCATAGACACAAACGGCGGCTATTATCGCGTTATCCGCTGGCGCGATTCCCACACCCGCCAAAGCAAAACCGCCGCGCTGGCCATGGCCGACATCGGCACGCCCCCATGCTGGCAGCGCCTGCAAGGCTACGGCCTGACCGTCATGAGCGGGCGGCGCAAGCGCGAACTGCTGGCCGACTACCTGCAAACAGACGGCCAAACCACCCCGTACACCGTCACCAGCAAAGCTGGCTGGCAAAGCGACGCGTACATCCTGCCCAGCGGCGAAATCCTTTCAGACGGCCTTAAAGCCCCCCGCGTCATCTACAACGGCGACACCAGCCAAGCCCCTGCCTACACCCAAAGCGGCACGCTGCAAGACTGGCAACAGCATATTGCCCGCTACGCCGCAGGCAACAGCCGCCTACTGCTGGCCGTCGGCACGGCACTGGCCGCCCCCCCTGCTGCACCTTTTGGACGAGCAAAACGGCGGCTTCCACATCTACGGCGATTCATCCGACGGCAAAACCACAGCCGCCCTTGTCGGATTGAGCGTCTACGGCAGCTCTAA
- a CDS encoding DUF927 domain-containing protein yields MDEQNGGFHIYGDSSDGKTTAALVGLSVYGSSNALKAAWRGTDLGFSNLALARNDGLLVLDEIGEAHPKTISKTAYSVINGKSKTQGAKDGGNRAAQEWRVLLFSTGEYALKNYMERAGETWEAGQNVRLPSIPAATLHGIYENLHGFPNGAALSDHLKAAAQKYHGTAIRAWAAKLQTIPADTVRAALAAFLATLPDLDGQACRVARRFALAAAALELSAEITGLPAGIGTAGIKQCFEDWFAANSAGKYEDRQIIRNMTAFMQQHAHGLRFSDWNTECTNKDHAGYRRPSPDAAANAAGMDEYWIIPFVFEEEIMQGADKEKACTVLHGIGWLAKPQDGRRWKFQKRGKGRFYVLIGAEPPDSDDGQE; encoded by the coding sequence TTGGACGAGCAAAACGGCGGCTTCCACATCTACGGCGATTCATCCGACGGCAAAACCACAGCCGCCCTTGTCGGATTGAGCGTCTACGGCAGCTCTAACGCCCTCAAAGCCGCATGGCGCGGCACGGATTTGGGTTTCTCCAACCTAGCCCTTGCCCGCAACGACGGCCTGCTGGTGTTGGACGAAATCGGCGAAGCCCACCCGAAGACCATCAGCAAAACCGCCTATTCCGTTATCAACGGCAAATCCAAAACACAGGGCGCGAAAGACGGCGGCAACCGAGCCGCCCAAGAATGGCGCGTTTTGCTGTTCTCAACGGGAGAATACGCCCTGAAAAACTACATGGAGCGGGCGGGTGAAACATGGGAGGCAGGGCAAAACGTGCGCCTGCCCAGCATCCCCGCCGCCACACTGCACGGCATTTACGAGAACCTGCACGGCTTTCCCAACGGCGCGGCCTTGTCCGACCACCTCAAAGCCGCCGCCCAGAAATACCACGGCACAGCAATCCGCGCATGGGCGGCCAAACTGCAAACCATCCCCGCCGACACCGTCCGCGCCGCCCTTGCCGCCTTTCTTGCCACCCTGCCCGATTTGGACGGCCAAGCCTGCCGCGTAGCCCGCCGCTTCGCCCTTGCCGCCGCCGCGCTGGAACTGTCCGCCGAAATCACCGGCCTGCCCGCAGGCATCGGCACCGCAGGCATCAAGCAGTGTTTTGAAGACTGGTTTGCCGCCAACAGCGCGGGCAAATACGAAGACCGCCAAATCATCCGCAACATGACCGCCTTCATGCAACAGCACGCCCACGGCCTGCGCTTTTCCGACTGGAACACTGAATGCACCAACAAAGACCACGCGGGATACAGACGCCCCAGCCCTGACGCGGCGGCCAATGCGGCAGGCATGGACGAATACTGGATAATCCCCTTCGTCTTTGAAGAAGAAATCATGCAGGGTGCAGACAAAGAAAAAGCCTGCACCGTCTTGCACGGCATCGGCTGGCTTGCCAAACCGCAAGACGGCAGGCGATGGAAATTCCAAAAGCGCGGCAAAGGCCGCTTCTATGTCCTAATTGGCGCAGAGCCGCCCGATTCAGACGACGGACAGGAATAA
- a CDS encoding type II toxin-antitoxin system RelE/ParE family toxin yields the protein MRYTIETTEHFDQWLSGLKDKRAKTKIAARLLRISAGNLGDHKSVGGGLSEIRITEGKGYRLYYTIRGNTVIFMLAGGDKGTQQADITLARKLKEELSHD from the coding sequence ATGAGATACACCATCGAAACAACGGAACACTTCGACCAATGGTTATCGGGGCTGAAAGACAAGCGCGCCAAAACCAAAATAGCCGCCCGCCTGCTGCGCATAAGCGCGGGCAATTTGGGAGACCATAAATCCGTTGGCGGCGGCCTTTCCGAAATCCGCATAACCGAAGGCAAAGGATACCGCCTTTACTACACCATACGCGGCAACACCGTTATTTTCATGCTGGCAGGCGGCGACAAAGGCACGCAACAGGCAGACATAACCCTAGCCCGAAAACTCAAAGAGGAATTGAGCCATGATTAA
- a CDS encoding addiction module antidote protein, translating to MIKTTPFDPARYLQDEEEISLFLEAAAEEAAEAGDSAILLQAINAAAKARGMMEIAKQAGVSRESLYKSLAPNAKPRFDTVVKILDALGVQIKIGAKSA from the coding sequence ATGATTAAAACAACCCCTTTCGACCCCGCCCGCTACCTGCAAGACGAAGAAGAAATCAGCCTGTTTCTGGAAGCGGCGGCGGAAGAGGCCGCAGAAGCGGGAGACAGCGCCATACTGCTGCAAGCCATCAACGCCGCCGCCAAAGCGCGGGGCATGATGGAAATCGCCAAACAGGCGGGCGTTTCCCGCGAAAGCCTGTACAAATCCCTAGCCCCAAACGCAAAGCCCCGATTTGATACCGTCGTCAAAATACTGGATGCCCTAGGCGTGCAAATCAAAATCGGAGCGAAAAGCGCATAA
- a CDS encoding IS1595 family transposase yields MKLKNKYQKFSKISEPQFRQILRLFALDLTASDTAGLTGISVRSINTPFLKLRRRLAVESERQTPFDGVVELDESYFGAKRIRGKRGRGAGGKTIVFGVLKRGNKVYTEIVPDASKATLQKVIRGHISVESVINTDGRRGYHGLVDMGFAKHFRVRHGQNEFARGAQHINGIESFWSYAKHRLIQFHGVARHTFYLHLKETEFRFNHRHDDLYKVLLKMLRKDPLK; encoded by the coding sequence ATGAAATTAAAAAACAAGTATCAAAAGTTCAGCAAAATTTCCGAACCGCAATTTCGTCAAATCCTGCGGCTGTTTGCTTTGGATTTGACCGCCTCCGATACTGCCGGGCTAACCGGTATCAGCGTCCGAAGCATCAACACGCCCTTTCTGAAATTGCGCCGGCGTTTGGCTGTCGAAAGCGAGCGGCAAACCCCTTTTGACGGCGTTGTGGAACTTGACGAATCTTACTTTGGCGCAAAGCGCATCCGTGGTAAACGCGGGCGCGGTGCCGGTGGCAAAACCATCGTTTTCGGCGTACTCAAACGGGGCAACAAGGTCTATACGGAAATCGTTCCTGATGCGTCCAAAGCCACACTGCAAAAGGTAATACGCGGGCACATTTCTGTTGAGAGCGTCATCAATACTGATGGCCGGCGTGGTTATCACGGCTTGGTTGATATGGGTTTTGCAAAGCATTTCAGGGTGCGTCACGGGCAGAATGAATTTGCCCGAGGAGCGCAGCATATCAACGGTATCGAGTCGTTTTGGAGTTATGCAAAACACCGTCTGATACAATTTCACGGCGTAGCACGACATACGTTTTACCTGCACTTGAAAGAAACCGAATTCCGCTTTAATCACAGGCATGATGATTTGTACAAAGTGCTGCTGAAAATGCTGCGAAAAGATCCTTTGAAATGA
- a CDS encoding pseudouridine synthase, whose amino-acid sequence MPKQKTSKRQWRDGASAASAKTPRAAKRPSERHKDFSREENRAAGKRPSENGTQHANRQRSERSRQASSNNNSRQTSARGRHTDGKPFTNRATAGKRPSENGRREFSDGLLPHENRAPKQRASKAKKLVVRNPNQKIMERAHELKERRSDLSHIEPERLQKVLAASGVGSRREMEEWIAAGLVQVNGKTAGLGDKVTPDDHVTVKGSVIKLKWADRLPRIILYYKQEGEIVSRDDPQGRVSIFDRLPQAASSRWVAIGRLDINTSGLLILTTSGELVQRFAHPSFEVEREYAVRVLGEMTAEQMRELTEEGVMLEDGLAKVERIFEQGGEGANKWYSVVIKEGRNREVRRIFEHFGLTVSRLVRVGFGPIGLPNRLKRGQFYELNPAEVANIVKWADMGLPGGRRRRK is encoded by the coding sequence ATGCCGAAACAGAAAACCAGCAAACGCCAATGGCGCGACGGCGCGTCCGCCGCCTCTGCCAAAACACCGCGCGCGGCGAAAAGGCCTTCTGAAAGACACAAGGATTTTTCGCGCGAAGAAAACCGTGCCGCAGGCAAAAGGCCGTCTGAAAACGGCACGCAGCACGCAAACCGACAGCGCTCCGAACGCTCTCGGCAGGCTTCGTCAAACAACAACAGCCGTCAAACATCGGCACGCGGCAGACACACCGACGGAAAACCCTTCACAAACCGCGCCACAGCAGGCAAAAGGCCGTCTGAAAACGGCCGCAGGGAGTTTTCAGACGGCCTTCTGCCGCACGAAAACCGTGCACCCAAGCAGCGCGCGTCCAAAGCGAAAAAACTCGTCGTCCGCAATCCCAACCAAAAAATCATGGAGCGCGCGCACGAATTGAAAGAGCGGCGCAGCGACCTCTCGCACATCGAACCCGAACGCCTGCAAAAAGTGCTGGCCGCATCGGGTGTCGGCTCGCGCCGCGAAATGGAAGAATGGATTGCCGCCGGCCTGGTGCAGGTAAACGGCAAAACCGCAGGCTTGGGCGACAAGGTTACGCCCGACGACCACGTTACCGTCAAAGGCAGCGTTATCAAACTCAAATGGGCAGACCGCCTGCCGCGCATCATTCTGTATTACAAGCAGGAGGGGGAAATTGTTTCGCGCGACGACCCGCAAGGCCGCGTGAGCATTTTCGACCGCCTGCCGCAGGCGGCCAGCAGCCGCTGGGTGGCCATCGGCCGGCTCGACATCAACACCAGCGGCCTGCTGATTCTCACCACATCGGGCGAACTGGTGCAGCGTTTTGCCCACCCCAGCTTTGAAGTGGAACGCGAATACGCCGTTCGCGTGTTGGGCGAAATGACCGCCGAACAGATGCGCGAGCTGACCGAAGAAGGCGTGATGCTGGAAGACGGTTTGGCCAAAGTGGAACGCATCTTCGAGCAGGGCGGCGAGGGTGCAAACAAATGGTACAGCGTCGTGATTAAAGAAGGCCGCAACCGCGAAGTGCGCCGCATTTTCGAGCATTTCGGGCTGACAGTAAGCCGCCTCGTGCGCGTGGGATTCGGGCCGATCGGTTTGCCCAACCGCCTCAAACGCGGCCAATTTTACGAGCTTAATCCCGCCGAAGTAGCCAATATTGTGAAATGGGCGGACATGGGTCTGCCAGGCGGGCGGCGGCGCAGGAAATAG
- a CDS encoding DUF4198 domain-containing protein, which produces MKKLLPAALLCTAALAHAHEVWVNAPAELSVSEALQADLAYSHDFPHAEKIPADRLHIFAPLHIASPDGKTAALKQQGENYQYASGRLKKGSYIISATYKPTFWSKDAAGKWEQKNMADRPSAVSCEQSQMFGKSVVNVGGAEDLAAISRPVGQMLEIVPLANPNTVKPGQLFPVQILYQGKALAGATVTATADTIVARDLAAAHDHREPQAFSGKTDKEGKVNVLPLVEGLWKVKVVHKAPFADPKVCGESAAYATLIMPIGQERAHTEAHHHHHH; this is translated from the coding sequence ATGAAGAAACTCCTTCCCGCCGCCCTGCTCTGCACCGCCGCCCTCGCCCATGCCCACGAAGTTTGGGTGAACGCGCCCGCCGAGCTGTCCGTTTCCGAAGCCTTGCAGGCCGATTTGGCATACAGCCACGATTTTCCGCACGCGGAAAAAATCCCTGCCGACCGCCTGCACATTTTCGCGCCGCTGCACATCGCTTCTCCCGACGGCAAAACCGCCGCGCTCAAACAGCAGGGCGAAAACTACCAATACGCATCAGGCCGTCTGAAAAAAGGCAGCTACATCATCAGCGCCACCTACAAGCCGACTTTCTGGTCGAAAGACGCCGCAGGAAAATGGGAGCAGAAAAACATGGCCGATCGCCCGTCGGCCGTGTCCTGCGAGCAAAGCCAAATGTTCGGCAAAAGCGTGGTGAACGTCGGCGGCGCGGAAGATTTGGCCGCCATCTCCCGCCCTGTCGGCCAGATGTTGGAAATCGTGCCGCTGGCAAATCCGAACACGGTCAAACCCGGCCAGCTCTTCCCCGTGCAAATCCTCTATCAGGGCAAAGCGCTGGCGGGCGCAACCGTCACCGCCACGGCAGACACCATTGTCGCCCGCGATTTGGCGGCGGCACACGACCACCGCGAGCCGCAGGCCTTTTCCGGCAAAACCGACAAAGAAGGCAAGGTCAACGTTCTGCCGCTGGTCGAAGGCTTGTGGAAAGTGAAAGTGGTGCACAAAGCGCCGTTTGCCGACCCGAAAGTCTGCGGCGAATCGGCCGCCTACGCCACGCTGATTATGCCGATCGGACAGGAGCGCGCGCATACCGAAGCGCACCACCATCACCACCATTAA
- a CDS encoding RNA pyrophosphohydrolase, with protein MLDREGYRPNVGIILVNGHNRVFWGKRVREHSWQFPQGGIKPGESPETAMYRELMEEVGLLPHHVKILGRTRDWLRYEVPNNWVRREWRGSYKGQKQIWYLLRLTGRESDVHLRATSHPEFDGWRWHDYWAPIDEVIDFKRGVYEGALSELSRFLKNLETREEFARRTAE; from the coding sequence ATGTTGGACAGGGAAGGCTACCGTCCGAACGTCGGAATCATTTTGGTGAACGGGCACAACCGCGTGTTTTGGGGCAAGCGCGTGCGCGAGCATTCCTGGCAGTTTCCGCAGGGCGGCATCAAGCCCGGCGAAAGCCCCGAAACGGCGATGTACCGCGAGCTGATGGAGGAAGTCGGCCTGCTGCCGCACCATGTGAAAATCCTCGGCCGCACGCGCGACTGGCTGCGTTATGAAGTGCCGAACAACTGGGTGCGCCGCGAATGGCGCGGTTCGTATAAGGGGCAGAAGCAGATTTGGTATCTGCTGCGGCTGACCGGCCGCGAAAGCGACGTGCACCTGCGCGCCACCAGCCATCCCGAGTTCGACGGCTGGCGCTGGCACGATTACTGGGCGCCGATAGACGAGGTGATCGATTTCAAGCGCGGCGTTTACGAGGGTGCCTTGTCGGAGCTGTCGCGCTTTTTGAAAAATTTGGAAACGCGCGAAGAGTTTGCCCGCAGAACGGCGGAATGA
- a CDS encoding polyamine ABC transporter substrate-binding protein — MKKTLLLSATVLLLAACGGADNSPSDSAGAADGDTAALPATGKLNIFNWSDYVDPDTVAAFEKAEKIRVRYDFYDSNEALEAKLLTGHSGYDLVAPSISNAGRQIQAGAYQEIDKSLIPNYANIDPALLEQMQQVDPGNKYAVPYFWGINTLAVNTDKVKEALGTDQLPENEWDLVFNPEYTAKLKHCGISYFDSPTEQYPLALNYLGKNPNSENPADLEEANRLMQRVRGDIKRFTSSGYIDDMASGNLCVAVGYGGDLNIAKNRAEEAGNGIKLRVLAPKSGFGLWVDSFMIPMGAPNAANAHKYINHTLNPEVAAKNGNFVTYAPAAQAARGLMDEKYANEPSVFPDKETLTRSFIVLPKSRETVKLQTRLWQTLKAGR; from the coding sequence ATGAAAAAAACCCTTTTACTGTCCGCAACCGTCCTGCTGCTAGCAGCCTGCGGCGGCGCGGACAACAGCCCGTCCGATAGTGCGGGCGCGGCGGACGGAGACACGGCCGCTCTGCCCGCCACCGGCAAACTCAACATCTTCAACTGGTCGGACTACGTCGATCCCGACACCGTCGCCGCCTTTGAAAAAGCGGAAAAAATCCGCGTGCGCTACGATTTCTACGACAGCAACGAAGCCCTCGAAGCCAAGCTGCTCACCGGTCATTCCGGCTACGACCTCGTCGCCCCCTCCATCTCCAACGCCGGACGCCAGATACAGGCCGGCGCCTATCAGGAAATCGACAAAAGCCTGATACCCAACTACGCCAACATCGACCCCGCCCTGCTCGAACAAATGCAGCAGGTCGATCCCGGCAACAAATACGCCGTTCCCTACTTCTGGGGCATCAACACCCTCGCCGTCAACACCGACAAAGTCAAAGAAGCCCTCGGCACCGACCAACTCCCCGAAAACGAATGGGATCTGGTCTTCAACCCCGAATACACCGCCAAGCTCAAACACTGCGGCATCAGCTACTTCGACAGCCCCACCGAACAATACCCGCTCGCCCTCAACTACCTCGGCAAAAACCCCAACAGCGAAAACCCCGCCGACCTCGAAGAAGCCAACCGCCTGATGCAGCGTGTGCGCGGCGACATCAAACGCTTCACCTCCTCCGGCTACATCGACGACATGGCCAGCGGCAACCTCTGCGTCGCCGTCGGCTACGGCGGCGACCTCAACATCGCCAAAAACCGCGCCGAAGAAGCGGGCAACGGCATCAAACTGCGCGTCCTCGCCCCCAAAAGCGGCTTCGGCCTGTGGGTCGACTCCTTCATGATTCCGATGGGCGCCCCCAACGCCGCCAACGCCCACAAATACATCAACCACACCCTCAACCCCGAAGTGGCGGCCAAAAACGGCAACTTCGTCACCTACGCCCCCGCCGCCCAAGCCGCGCGCGGCCTGATGGACGAAAAATACGCCAACGAACCTTCCGTCTTCCCCGACAAAGAAACCCTTACCCGCAGCTTCATCGTCCTGCCCAAATCGCGCGAAACCGTCAAACTGCAAACACGGCTGTGGCAGACACTCAAAGCCGGCCGGTAA
- a CDS encoding SDR family oxidoreductase produces MTGKLNGKTILITGASQGIGAAAAKHCAAEGATVVLVARRQKRMEKVYDEIVAAGSPEPFAVCFDLLTAEENEFAQLAATIAEATGGRLDGIVHSASCFTALSPLDFQTVADWVKQYRINTVAPMGLTRAFTPLLMQSEDASVVFVSESHSETPQAYWGGFGASKAALNYLALSIADEWSRFPNLRANILIPGAVNSPQREKTHPGEAKSERRDLAEIMPAFVYWLGSESRGRSGETVFL; encoded by the coding sequence ATGACAGGCAAACTCAACGGAAAAACCATCCTGATTACCGGCGCCTCGCAAGGCATAGGCGCCGCCGCCGCCAAACACTGCGCTGCCGAAGGCGCCACCGTCGTCCTCGTCGCGCGGCGGCAGAAACGCATGGAAAAGGTTTACGACGAAATCGTTGCCGCCGGCTCGCCCGAACCCTTTGCCGTCTGCTTCGACCTGCTCACCGCCGAAGAAAACGAATTCGCCCAACTGGCCGCCACCATCGCCGAAGCCACGGGCGGCAGGCTCGACGGCATCGTCCACAGCGCCAGCTGCTTCACCGCCCTCTCCCCGCTCGACTTCCAAACCGTCGCCGACTGGGTCAAACAATACCGCATCAACACCGTCGCCCCCATGGGACTCACCCGCGCCTTCACCCCCCTGCTGATGCAGTCGGAAGACGCCTCCGTCGTCTTCGTCAGCGAAAGCCACAGCGAAACCCCCCAAGCCTACTGGGGCGGCTTCGGCGCATCGAAAGCCGCCCTCAACTACCTCGCCCTCAGCATCGCCGACGAATGGAGCCGCTTCCCCAACCTGCGCGCCAACATCCTGATTCCCGGCGCAGTCAACTCCCCGCAGCGGGAAAAAACCCACCCCGGCGAAGCCAAAAGCGAACGCCGCGACCTCGCCGAAATCATGCCCGCCTTCGTCTACTGGCTGGGCAGCGAAAGCCGCGGCCGCAGCGGCGAAACGGTTTTCCTGTAA
- a CDS encoding TonB-dependent receptor domain-containing protein: MLIGGMTVEKGPALTRDVANSVGGGVAVTTLEIDDVVQEGRNFGVDVKVEASTNAVRPRWPSMQQGIKARSDHYTEEDIDFNYFIDSDLMRHAKKGGRYALGRDQAARIALGARRGDFDFLAAYAWRHKGNHYAGRNGSKYYKTDPNTPLEAVGYTRYLAHLYYPGAEVPNTSSDMKSLLLKATWRPIPYQRLQLGWRDTRAEYGEIMPSRLGEGRYRLKDVEQEGRFNDGSAYSRFLKKYAVGTVAQWPSSRVHTQAANLDYKWNPPGRYVDFHANLWATRNDLNTHTSGGLPREPYSVYDDKPELKYWNDILHNTSLTHSDDRRWGINTSNKFKLHDKLDLTLSGSYQRETFKSKDNWWLDPRETASPSVFRAKGREGWHRQWDTSFRFDWRPADWLSISAGARKNGYSAFDSRLARGRAEKDYTYRAKGREYRYINWKIRVPEDLKRAWEQYEPQLRKIKAEEAERIDSIWKQNAQEKRDMIDSMCSGQSGSAFQACSDEVKDSDEYSRLTLVSGLRIRQLRKKLLPRYQAIAEPYEKFIDSHPTYSKWRRNGNFNHGGLIGGISKDGIYQGGEIQGGNPRENHGESYIWRARDDNKLHKDDSPAINGTVAAENGHDVKVGAPGTEDIADPFPKVEKKGGVSSWQPVLAVTLRPTENSRLYARYARTTRFPSIFEATVGFSGMSRTFYKVVPERATNVEFGYTHDLSTLFKAEQADIKLAYYRTTVKDVIDRTLEFNFRNIEAQKTAGIELQSRYDNGRFFADFSATYNLKNEVCDESSAIFLDPVGRIPTCLKDGPPASYLHNMTPPKYSLNLTLGARFLNRRLEVGSRILHHAGLRNHDRENYGDLLPQVNRSGNDMFNVPIYWGRVTTMDAWVNYKFRKDLNVEFVVTNLTDQYYLDPLTCTNNPAPGRTFRIGVSKKF; this comes from the coding sequence ATGCTGATCGGCGGCATGACGGTGGAAAAAGGGCCGGCGCTGACGCGCGATGTAGCCAATTCGGTGGGCGGCGGTGTGGCGGTTACCACGCTGGAAATCGACGATGTCGTGCAGGAGGGGCGTAATTTCGGCGTTGACGTGAAAGTGGAAGCCAGCACCAATGCCGTACGCCCGCGCTGGCCGAGCATGCAGCAGGGAATCAAAGCACGCTCCGATCACTACACGGAAGAAGACATCGATTTCAACTATTTTATCGACTCCGACCTGATGCGCCATGCCAAAAAGGGCGGGCGCTACGCATTGGGGCGCGATCAGGCCGCCCGCATCGCCCTAGGCGCGCGCCGGGGCGATTTTGATTTTTTGGCAGCCTATGCCTGGCGGCACAAGGGCAACCACTATGCGGGCAGAAACGGCAGCAAATACTATAAAACCGATCCGAATACGCCGCTCGAAGCGGTCGGATACACCCGCTATCTCGCCCATCTTTATTATCCCGGCGCGGAAGTGCCCAATACTTCCAGCGATATGAAATCGCTGCTGCTCAAAGCCACATGGCGGCCGATCCCCTATCAGCGCCTGCAGCTGGGCTGGCGCGACACCCGCGCCGAATACGGCGAAATCATGCCTTCGCGCTTGGGTGAGGGACGCTACAGATTGAAAGATGTGGAGCAGGAAGGACGCTTTAACGACGGCAGCGCCTATTCCCGCTTTCTGAAAAAATACGCTGTCGGCACGGTGGCGCAGTGGCCTTCGAGCAGGGTGCACACGCAGGCGGCCAATCTCGATTACAAATGGAATCCGCCCGGCCGCTATGTGGATTTTCATGCCAATCTGTGGGCCACGCGCAACGATTTGAACACCCATACCAGCGGCGGCCTTCCGCGCGAGCCTTATTCTGTCTATGACGACAAACCGGAACTCAAATACTGGAACGACATCCTGCACAACACCTCGCTCACCCATTCCGACGACAGGCGTTGGGGCATCAACACCAGCAACAAATTCAAGCTGCACGACAAGCTGGATTTAACCCTGTCGGGCAGCTACCAGCGAGAAACGTTCAAATCCAAAGACAATTGGTGGCTCGATCCCAGGGAAACAGCATCTCCTTCTGTCTTCCGCGCCAAGGGGCGAGAAGGCTGGCACAGGCAGTGGGACACCTCTTTCCGCTTCGACTGGCGGCCTGCCGACTGGCTGAGCATCAGCGCCGGCGCGCGTAAAAACGGCTATTCCGCCTTCGACAGCAGGCTGGCGCGCGGGCGGGCGGAGAAAGACTATACATACAGAGCCAAAGGCCGTGAGTACCGTTACATCAATTGGAAAATCCGCGTGCCGGAAGATTTGAAGCGGGCATGGGAGCAGTACGAACCACAGCTGCGGAAGATTAAAGCCGAGGAAGCCGAGAGGATTGATTCGATATGGAAGCAGAATGCACAAGAGAAGCGAGACATGATAGACAGCATGTGCTCGGGCCAGAGCGGCAGTGCGTTTCAGGCATGCTCCGATGAGGTAAAAGATTCCGACGAATATAGTAGGTTAACGCTGGTGTCGGGGCTCAGAATCCGGCAGTTGAGGAAGAAACTGCTGCCGCGCTATCAGGCCATCGCCGAGCCTTATGAAAAATTTATCGACAGCCATCCGACATACAGCAAATGGCGGCGTAACGGCAATTTCAACCATGGCGGTCTGATCGGCGGCATATCCAAAGACGGCATATACCAAGGCGGCGAGATCCAGGGCGGCAATCCCAGGGAAAACCACGGAGAAAGCTATATTTGGCGTGCCCGTGACGACAATAAGCTGCACAAGGACGACAGCCCGGCCATTAACGGCACGGTGGCGGCGGAAAACGGCCACGATGTCAAAGTGGGCGCCCCCGGCACGGAGGATATCGCCGATCCGTTTCCGAAAGTGGAGAAAAAAGGCGGCGTCAGCAGCTGGCAGCCGGTATTGGCCGTTACCCTGCGCCCGACGGAAAACAGCCGCCTCTATGCCCGCTATGCCCGCACCACCCGCTTTCCCAGCATCTTCGAGGCTACCGTCGGCTTTTCCGGGATGAGCCGCACCTTTTACAAGGTCGTCCCCGAGCGCGCCACCAATGTCGAGTTCGGCTACACCCATGATTTGAGTACGCTATTCAAGGCCGAGCAGGCCGACATCAAGCTGGCCTACTACCGCACCACCGTCAAGGACGTGATCGACCGCACGCTGGAATTCAACTTCCGCAATATCGAAGCGCAGAAAACCGCCGGCATCGAGTTGCAAAGCCGCTACGACAACGGCCGCTTCTTTGCCGACTTCTCCGCCACCTACAACCTGAAAAACGAAGTGTGCGACGAGAGCAGCGCCATTTTCCTCGATCCCGTAGGACGCATCCCCACCTGCCTGAAAGACGGGCCGCCCGCCAGCTACCTGCACAATATGACGCCGCCCAAATACTCGCTCAACCTCACCCTGGGCGCGCGTTTCCTCAACCGCAGGCTGGAAGTCGGCAGCCGCATCCTGCACCATGCCGGACTGCGCAACCACGACCGCGAGAACTACGGCGATCTTCTGCCGCAGGTAAACCGTTCGGGCAACGATATGTTCAACGTGCCGATCTACTGGGGCAGAGTCACCACCATGGACGCCTGGGTGAACTATAAGTTCCGCAAAGACCTGAATGTCGAGTTTGTCGTCACCAACCTGACCGACCAATACTATCTCGACCCGCTCACCTGCACCAACAACCCGGCCCCCGGCCGCACCTTCCGCATCGGCGTGAGCAAGAAGTTCTGA
- a CDS encoding Plug domain-containing protein, with protein sequence MRDKAGKDRVYDNDMFTVYSGKEDIERFKGAAPADIFKGLVGVQSGDARNSGALDPNIRGIQGQGRVPVTIDGTE encoded by the coding sequence GTGCGCGACAAGGCGGGTAAAGACCGCGTATACGACAACGATATGTTCACCGTCTATTCCGGCAAAGAAGACATCGAACGCTTCAAAGGCGCGGCGCCAGCCGATATTTTCAAAGGGCTGGTCGGCGTGCAGAGCGGTGACGCCCGCAACAGCGGCGCGTTAGACCCGAACATACGCGGTATTCAGGGGCAAGGCCGCGTCCCCGTGACGATTGACGGCACCGAGTAG